One window from the genome of Amycolatopsis sp. NBC_01480 encodes:
- a CDS encoding transporter, with protein sequence MGIAILALMAVGVVLMLTRVLPTAFALVLLALGIALLAGAPLSGGKNDILTSVLQTGSAALASTMIAVLLGSWLGTLMDETGIAATLVRKIVEFGGERPSIVALGVFAVSILCGSITGSAPAAMLAGVVGIPAMIAVGVTPVVAGGTVLMGISAGSPLELPVWQFLSDALGAPVGDVKAIMVKLFPMALVVGIAYVLIETRRRGTRHAWAVRLDRPKARVRRGDAPWYALITPLVPIVLALGFAVPIVPSLLVGIVYALVTTTKWGELNGRALRSLYKAFHVAAPPIVLFIAIGMLLAAVKLPGAKSALTPIVSAISPASAVWFVVVFVVLVPLCLFRGPLNVFGLGAGVAGVLVTGGIYPLSAVVGLMASYNQVFSVSDPTSTQTVWAAQYSGVRPEKAMISTLPYTWVVALGGMVLTAVLYL encoded by the coding sequence ATGGGTATCGCGATCCTGGCCCTGATGGCCGTCGGGGTGGTGCTGATGCTGACCCGGGTGCTGCCCACCGCGTTCGCGCTGGTGCTGCTGGCGCTCGGAATCGCGCTGCTGGCCGGGGCGCCGCTGTCCGGCGGCAAGAACGACATCCTCACCAGCGTGCTGCAGACCGGCTCCGCCGCGCTGGCCTCGACGATGATCGCGGTGCTGCTGGGCTCGTGGCTCGGCACGCTGATGGACGAGACGGGCATCGCCGCCACACTGGTGCGCAAGATCGTCGAGTTCGGCGGCGAGCGGCCTTCGATCGTGGCTCTGGGTGTGTTCGCGGTGTCGATCCTGTGCGGCAGTATCACCGGCTCCGCGCCGGCCGCGATGCTGGCCGGAGTGGTCGGCATCCCGGCGATGATCGCCGTCGGCGTCACGCCGGTGGTCGCGGGCGGCACGGTGCTGATGGGCATCTCCGCGGGCTCGCCGCTGGAGCTGCCGGTGTGGCAGTTCCTCTCCGACGCGCTCGGCGCCCCGGTCGGCGACGTCAAGGCGATCATGGTGAAGCTGTTCCCGATGGCGCTGGTCGTCGGCATCGCGTACGTGCTCATCGAGACCCGCCGCCGCGGCACCCGGCACGCCTGGGCGGTCCGCCTGGACCGGCCGAAGGCGCGGGTCCGCCGGGGCGACGCGCCGTGGTACGCGCTGATCACGCCGCTGGTGCCGATCGTGCTGGCGCTGGGCTTCGCGGTGCCGATCGTGCCGTCGCTGCTGGTCGGGATCGTTTACGCGCTGGTGACCACCACCAAGTGGGGCGAGCTGAACGGCCGCGCGCTGCGCTCGTTGTACAAGGCGTTCCATGTCGCCGCACCGCCGATCGTGCTGTTCATCGCGATCGGCATGCTGCTCGCCGCGGTGAAGCTGCCGGGCGCGAAGAGCGCGCTGACGCCGATCGTGTCCGCGATCAGCCCGGCGTCGGCCGTGTGGTTCGTGGTGGTGTTCGTGGTGCTGGTGCCGCTGTGCCTGTTCCGCGGCCCGCTCAACGTGTTCGGGCTCGGCGCCGGGGTCGCGGGCGTGCTGGTGACCGGCGGGATCTACCCGCTGTCCGCGGTGGTCGGGCTGATGGCCTCGTACAACCAGGTGTTCAGCGTGTCCGACCCGACCAGCACGCAGACCGTGTGGGCCGCGCAGTACTCCGGCGTCCGCCCGGAGAAGGCGATGATCTCGACGCTGCCCTACACCTGGGTCGTCGCGCTCGGCGGGATGGTGCTCACAGCGGTGCTGTACTTGTGA
- a CDS encoding glycoside hydrolase family 64 protein, which yields MISRRAFLGASAAAATFPLWGNGLASAALNRTAATPDTFKLAFDDQTGAGATYAYVTGTTPDNKLVVLKADGSPYYPPSPSAEQTPLGEDCAIPIKTLSQVNVPKMAGARVYFVTDDKLDFFVNPGPALVHPSFLNSGDANYNRNWSFCEFTFNDAVLFANISYVDFVAIPLGLHLTTAGSGDQTVPGLPAKSLDPIADALKTQGGAWSSLIEAGSDGRPVRALSAHYRADQFSGYLDGYIDQAWQKYTGTDLTVDTQVPGLGVFTGRVGSDGVLTFNNGEAFTKPVTADVWSCDSGPFAIKAGDSDARKAIIPRLAAALNRTTLLDNANQPTGEDPAKFYQAAETNHYARIVHSKLPDNRGYAFPYDDVSPGPDFSGAVQAGDPDTLTVTVNALR from the coding sequence TTGATTTCCCGGCGAGCTTTTCTCGGCGCGTCCGCGGCCGCGGCCACCTTTCCGTTGTGGGGCAACGGCCTTGCGTCGGCGGCCCTGAACCGCACCGCGGCCACCCCGGACACCTTCAAGCTGGCGTTCGACGATCAGACCGGCGCGGGCGCCACCTACGCCTACGTCACCGGCACGACGCCCGACAACAAGCTGGTGGTGCTGAAGGCCGACGGCTCGCCGTACTACCCGCCGTCGCCGTCGGCGGAGCAGACGCCGCTCGGCGAGGACTGCGCGATCCCGATCAAGACGCTCTCGCAGGTGAACGTGCCGAAGATGGCCGGCGCGCGGGTCTACTTCGTCACCGACGACAAGCTCGACTTCTTCGTCAACCCCGGCCCCGCGCTCGTGCACCCGAGCTTCCTCAACAGCGGCGACGCGAACTACAACCGCAACTGGTCGTTCTGCGAGTTCACCTTCAACGACGCGGTGCTGTTCGCCAACATCAGCTACGTCGACTTCGTCGCCATCCCGCTCGGCCTGCACCTGACCACCGCCGGCTCCGGCGACCAGACCGTGCCGGGCCTGCCGGCCAAATCGCTGGACCCGATCGCCGACGCGCTCAAGACCCAGGGCGGCGCCTGGAGCTCGCTGATCGAGGCCGGCTCGGACGGCAGGCCGGTGCGGGCGCTGAGCGCGCACTACCGCGCGGACCAGTTCAGCGGGTACCTCGACGGCTACATCGACCAGGCGTGGCAGAAGTACACCGGCACGGACCTGACCGTCGACACGCAGGTGCCCGGCCTCGGCGTGTTCACCGGCCGCGTCGGCTCCGACGGCGTGCTGACGTTCAACAACGGCGAGGCCTTCACCAAACCGGTGACGGCCGACGTGTGGAGCTGCGACAGCGGCCCGTTCGCGATCAAGGCCGGCGACAGCGACGCCCGCAAGGCGATCATCCCGCGCCTGGCCGCCGCGCTGAACCGCACCACCCTGCTGGACAACGCGAACCAGCCGACCGGCGAGGACCCGGCGAAGTTCTACCAGGCCGCCGAGACCAACCACTACGCCCGCATCGTGCACAGCAAACTGCCGGACAACCGGGGTTACGCGTTCCCGTACGACGACGTCTCCCCCGGCCCGGACTTCAGCGGCGCCGTCCAGGCTGGTGACCCCGATACGCTGACCGTGACGGTGAACGCGTTGCGCTGA
- a CDS encoding LacI family DNA-binding transcriptional regulator produces MAARGRTPRQADIARIAGVSQATVSVVLAGNRGVRMAEATRHRVLEVAERLGYVPHPVATRLASARSNMLGLYTFRTTFPTDTADSYHPILAGVEEEAAALGQDLILFTGTAGSGALREAAIRRTRMADGCLFFGRHVPEEPVARLVDSGFPFVYIGRRPELGGRIPYVGADYVTASAEVLRRLTALGHREIRYVRELDEAPSSSDRQRGVLEAAPRTEIVRVGGPEVHPDTVRGWVRDGVTAVVVEGTDTGAAHAAVRTAVKAAGLSTPDDLSLAVLGGPPGVSGFAVPMREMGRCAVRLLVDLVTEQDTTPQQLLWCPPVAGDSVGAPRSR; encoded by the coding sequence GTGGCAGCGCGAGGCAGGACGCCGCGGCAGGCGGACATCGCCCGGATCGCCGGGGTCTCCCAGGCGACGGTGTCCGTCGTCCTGGCCGGCAACCGCGGCGTGCGGATGGCCGAGGCCACCCGGCACCGGGTGCTGGAGGTCGCCGAACGGCTCGGTTACGTGCCGCACCCGGTCGCGACGCGGCTGGCGTCGGCGCGGTCGAACATGCTGGGGCTCTACACCTTCCGCACCACGTTCCCGACCGACACCGCCGACTCGTACCACCCGATCCTGGCCGGGGTCGAGGAGGAAGCCGCCGCGCTGGGGCAGGACCTGATCCTGTTCACCGGCACCGCCGGGTCCGGCGCGCTGCGCGAGGCCGCGATCCGCCGCACCCGGATGGCCGACGGCTGCCTGTTCTTCGGCCGGCACGTGCCGGAGGAGCCGGTGGCGCGGCTGGTCGACTCCGGCTTCCCGTTCGTCTACATCGGACGGCGGCCGGAGCTGGGCGGGCGGATCCCGTACGTCGGGGCCGATTACGTCACCGCGTCGGCGGAGGTGCTGCGGCGGCTGACCGCGCTGGGGCACCGCGAGATCCGGTACGTCCGCGAACTGGACGAGGCCCCCTCGTCCAGCGACCGGCAGCGCGGGGTGCTCGAAGCGGCGCCGCGCACGGAGATCGTGCGGGTCGGCGGGCCGGAGGTGCACCCGGACACGGTGCGGGGCTGGGTCCGCGACGGCGTCACCGCCGTGGTGGTCGAGGGCACCGACACCGGGGCCGCGCACGCCGCGGTGCGCACTGCCGTCAAGGCCGCCGGACTGTCCACTCCGGACGATCTCTCACTGGCCGTGCTCGGCGGCCCGCCCGGGGTGAGCGGGTTCGCGGTGCCGATGCGGGAGATGGGCCGGTGCGCGGTGCGCCTGCTCGTCGACCTCGTCACCGAGCAGGACACGACGCCGCAGCAGCTGCTGTGGTGCCCACCGGTGGCCGGCGACTCCGTCGGCGCACCACGATCCCGTTAG
- a CDS encoding hydantoinase/oxoprolinase family protein, translating to MTVHPGPVRIGIDVGGTFTDAVAVDAHSFELLGQVKVPTSHDHADGVAHGILEALEKLQAEAGIGAGDVSFLAHGTTQATNALLEGDVATVGIAGIGAGFDGFATRRLEALGKMELAPGRRLPLRYAAVRDLGDADAAVTSLVEQGAEVVVAVEPFSVDDPEGERAVVAAARERGLLATATHEITSLYGLTKRARTAVLNAGIMPRMVSTADLVEASVQRAGITAPLMVVRGDGGVMSLPEMRRRPLLTALSGPAAGVAGALMGEKLSEGVFLETGGTSTDISVIRRGRVPVRHAQLGGRETYLPALDVRTVGIGGGSLVRFSGRAVTEVGPRSAHIAGLPYACFAPASALTGAKLVTVSPRPDDPDDYVALEAADGRRYALTLTCAANALGVVPAGSYARAEPEASRLAVQPLAEALGLPVAEAARIVLRQAVKPVRAVVEMLVREYRLDHPSLVGGGGGAAAVTPFLGEETGHDWRIAAHSEVISPLGAALALVRESVERIVPGPSNADILAARAEAEAAVVAQGADPAGVEVDVTVDPTRNLIRAVATGATELRTKDRASTVDEKAMRDGVARSLGVPLGEVAELATTAQHRVFGARSRRPGWLGRFAAPVEHVRVVDAEGVVRLHSAGALVEKTDVGAAPARLATLVDKHTRYGDGGSRAPAVWLLVGPKIADLSGVLDRDQLVALIGAELKTRAADEPVVAILEDRR from the coding sequence ATGACGGTCCATCCCGGTCCCGTGCGGATCGGCATCGACGTGGGTGGCACGTTCACCGACGCGGTCGCCGTGGACGCGCACTCGTTCGAGCTGCTCGGCCAGGTGAAGGTGCCGACCAGCCACGACCACGCCGACGGCGTCGCCCACGGCATCCTGGAGGCGCTGGAGAAACTGCAGGCCGAGGCCGGGATCGGCGCCGGGGACGTGTCGTTCCTCGCGCACGGCACCACGCAGGCGACCAACGCGCTGCTGGAAGGCGACGTCGCGACCGTCGGCATCGCGGGCATCGGCGCGGGCTTCGACGGCTTCGCCACCCGTCGGCTCGAGGCGCTCGGCAAGATGGAGCTGGCGCCCGGCCGTCGGCTGCCCCTGCGGTACGCGGCCGTGCGAGACCTCGGCGACGCCGACGCGGCCGTCACTTCGCTGGTCGAGCAGGGGGCCGAGGTGGTGGTGGCCGTCGAGCCGTTCAGCGTCGACGATCCCGAGGGCGAGCGCGCGGTGGTCGCCGCGGCCCGGGAGCGCGGGCTGCTCGCGACCGCGACGCACGAGATCACCAGCCTGTACGGCCTGACCAAACGGGCCCGGACGGCGGTGCTGAACGCGGGCATCATGCCGCGCATGGTGTCGACCGCCGATCTGGTCGAGGCCAGCGTGCAGCGGGCGGGCATCACCGCTCCGCTGATGGTGGTCCGCGGCGACGGTGGCGTGATGTCGCTGCCGGAGATGCGCCGCCGTCCGCTGCTGACGGCGCTGTCCGGGCCGGCCGCGGGCGTGGCGGGCGCGCTGATGGGGGAGAAGCTCAGCGAGGGCGTTTTCCTGGAAACCGGCGGGACTTCCACCGACATCAGCGTGATCCGCCGCGGCCGCGTGCCGGTGCGGCACGCTCAGCTCGGCGGGCGGGAGACCTACCTGCCCGCGCTGGACGTCCGCACGGTCGGCATCGGCGGCGGCTCGCTCGTCCGGTTCTCCGGCCGCGCCGTCACCGAAGTCGGCCCGCGCAGCGCGCACATCGCGGGGTTGCCGTACGCCTGCTTCGCGCCCGCTTCAGCGCTTACCGGCGCGAAGCTGGTGACGGTCTCACCGCGTCCGGACGACCCGGACGACTACGTCGCGCTCGAAGCAGCGGACGGCCGCCGGTACGCGCTCACGCTCACCTGCGCGGCCAACGCACTCGGCGTCGTGCCCGCCGGTTCCTACGCCCGCGCCGAGCCGGAAGCCTCGCGTCTCGCGGTGCAGCCGCTGGCCGAAGCGCTGGGGTTGCCCGTGGCGGAGGCCGCGCGGATTGTCTTGCGCCAGGCCGTGAAACCGGTGCGCGCGGTCGTCGAGATGCTGGTCCGCGAGTACCGCCTCGACCACCCGTCGCTGGTCGGCGGGGGCGGCGGCGCGGCGGCGGTGACGCCGTTCCTCGGCGAGGAGACCGGACACGACTGGCGGATCGCGGCGCACAGCGAGGTGATCAGCCCACTCGGCGCGGCGCTGGCGCTGGTGCGCGAGTCGGTCGAGCGGATCGTACCGGGTCCGTCCAATGCGGACATACTGGCCGCCCGCGCCGAGGCCGAGGCGGCGGTGGTCGCGCAGGGCGCGGACCCGGCCGGCGTCGAGGTGGACGTGACGGTGGACCCGACCCGCAACCTGATCCGCGCGGTCGCCACCGGGGCCACGGAGCTGCGCACCAAGGATCGTGCGTCCACTGTGGACGAAAAGGCGATGCGGGACGGGGTGGCGCGCAGCCTCGGCGTGCCGCTCGGCGAGGTGGCGGAGCTGGCCACGACGGCGCAGCATCGCGTGTTCGGCGCCCGCTCCCGGCGTCCGGGCTGGCTCGGGCGGTTCGCCGCGCCGGTGGAGCACGTGCGGGTGGTCGACGCCGAGGGGGTCGTGCGGCTGCACAGTGCCGGGGCGCTGGTCGAGAAGACCGACGTCGGCGCCGCGCCGGCCCGCCTCGCCACGCTTGTCGACAAACACACTCGGTACGGCGACGGCGGTTCGCGCGCGCCCGCGGTGTGGCTGCTGGTCGGGCCGAAGATCGCCGACCTGTCCGGGGTGCTCGACCGCGACCAGCTCGTGGCGCTGATCGGCGCCGAGCTGAAGACCCGGGCGGCGGACGAGCCGGTCGTCGCGATTCTGGAGGACCGGCGATGA
- a CDS encoding FAD-dependent oxidoreductase yields MAELGTEILVAGGGTGGVAAALAAAGAGHRVVLTEETDWVGGQFTAQAVPPDENPWIERFGGTASYRGFREGIRDYYRRHYPLRAEAARLADLNPGAGRVSKLCHEPRVALAVLESLLAPHRSAGRITVLTGHRPVSADVTGDRVDAVTFEGPDGEHTTVRADYVLDATENGDLLPLAGVEFAVGAESRDEHGEPHAPERADPGNLQGFTYCFAVSHHTGQDHVIDRPSMYGFWRDYRPEFWPGPLLGFLAPDPRSLEPVPRTFDPNPDTDPLAISADQSADAGDKELWGFRRILARGLHRPGAFDSDLTLVNWPLNDYWLRPGLEIDGVSTAEDVTRAHYEAKQLSLSVLYWLQTEAPRLDGGTGFPGLKLRPDVVGTKDGLAKSAYVREGRRIRAVTTVVEQDVSLDLLGATGRKSHVDSVGVGSYRLDLHPSTAGDNYVDVPSVPFEIPLGALLPRRMRNLLPAGKNIGTTHITNGCHRLHPVEWNVGEVAGHLAGFALRRGGEPHQVREDPKLFDEFARLLDQAGVERRWPEVRGY; encoded by the coding sequence ATGGCTGAACTCGGCACCGAGATCCTCGTGGCAGGCGGTGGCACCGGTGGCGTGGCCGCGGCGCTGGCCGCCGCCGGAGCGGGGCATCGGGTCGTGCTGACCGAGGAGACCGACTGGGTCGGCGGCCAGTTCACCGCCCAGGCGGTGCCACCGGACGAGAACCCGTGGATCGAGCGCTTCGGCGGCACAGCCTCGTATCGGGGCTTCCGCGAAGGGATCCGCGACTACTACCGGCGGCACTACCCGCTGCGGGCCGAGGCCGCGCGGCTGGCGGACCTCAACCCCGGCGCGGGACGCGTCAGCAAGCTCTGCCACGAGCCGCGGGTCGCGCTCGCGGTGCTCGAATCCCTGCTGGCGCCGCACCGTTCGGCCGGGCGGATCACCGTGCTCACCGGGCACCGGCCGGTCTCGGCCGACGTGACCGGCGACCGGGTCGACGCCGTCACGTTCGAAGGCCCGGACGGAGAGCACACCACGGTGCGGGCCGATTATGTGCTGGACGCGACCGAAAACGGCGACCTGCTGCCGCTCGCGGGCGTCGAGTTCGCCGTCGGCGCCGAGTCGCGCGACGAGCACGGCGAACCGCACGCGCCGGAGCGGGCCGACCCGGGGAACTTGCAGGGTTTCACTTACTGCTTCGCGGTTTCCCACCACACCGGCCAGGACCACGTGATCGACCGGCCGTCGATGTACGGCTTCTGGCGCGACTACCGGCCGGAGTTCTGGCCTGGCCCGCTGCTCGGCTTCCTGGCGCCCGACCCGCGCTCGCTGGAGCCGGTGCCGCGCACCTTCGACCCGAATCCGGACACCGATCCGCTGGCCATCAGCGCCGACCAGAGCGCCGACGCGGGGGACAAGGAGCTGTGGGGCTTCCGCCGCATCCTGGCCCGCGGGCTGCACCGGCCCGGGGCGTTCGACTCCGATCTGACGCTGGTCAACTGGCCGCTCAACGACTACTGGCTGCGGCCCGGCCTGGAGATCGACGGCGTCAGCACGGCCGAGGACGTCACGCGCGCCCACTACGAAGCCAAACAGCTGTCGCTTTCGGTGCTGTACTGGCTGCAGACCGAGGCCCCGCGGCTCGACGGCGGCACCGGCTTCCCCGGCCTCAAACTGCGCCCGGACGTCGTCGGCACGAAGGACGGCCTCGCGAAGTCCGCGTACGTCCGCGAGGGCCGGCGCATCCGCGCGGTCACCACGGTGGTCGAGCAGGACGTGTCGCTCGACCTGCTCGGCGCGACCGGGCGCAAGTCCCATGTGGACTCGGTCGGCGTCGGCAGCTACCGGCTCGACCTGCACCCCTCGACCGCCGGTGACAACTACGTCGACGTGCCGAGTGTGCCGTTCGAGATCCCGCTCGGCGCGCTGCTGCCGCGGCGGATGCGGAACCTGCTGCCCGCGGGCAAGAACATCGGCACCACGCACATCACCAACGGCTGCCACCGGCTGCACCCGGTGGAGTGGAACGTCGGCGAGGTCGCCGGCCACCTCGCGGGCTTCGCGCTGCGGCGCGGCGGCGAACCCCACCAGGTTCGTGAAGACCCGAAGCTGTTCGACGAGTTCGCCCGCCTGCTCGACCAGGCCGGCGTCGAGCGGCGCTGGCCCGAAGTCCGCGGCTACTGA
- a CDS encoding alpha/beta hydrolase family protein, whose amino-acid sequence MSTASDGVRLESAWHPGGPSAVVLAHGITGDLTEQGLFVTLAEKLVAAGFSVLRFSFRGHGASAGRPRDMTVAGELLDLRAAVSAAGVAGGPVSVVASSFGAVSTTLSLATLPVRSVVLWQPVLDLRRTFLEPELPRGIKLYSDRSSLREKGFLDIEGRFELGAPLFEEFTRLDPRAAFLAAAQPALVIHGDADEHVSHEIARATAAARPGTEWRSVPGAGHGFRGHGPEVIATTVTWLASRAG is encoded by the coding sequence GTGAGCACCGCGTCCGACGGGGTGCGGCTCGAGTCGGCGTGGCACCCGGGCGGGCCGTCCGCGGTGGTGCTGGCGCACGGCATCACCGGCGATCTGACCGAGCAGGGTTTGTTCGTGACCCTGGCGGAAAAGCTTGTGGCGGCGGGGTTTTCGGTGCTGCGGTTCTCGTTTCGCGGGCACGGGGCGAGTGCGGGACGGCCTCGTGACATGACCGTGGCGGGGGAGTTGCTGGACTTGCGCGCCGCTGTTTCGGCTGCTGGGGTCGCTGGCGGTCCGGTGTCGGTGGTCGCGTCGAGTTTCGGCGCGGTGAGCACCACGCTCTCGCTCGCCACGCTGCCGGTGCGGTCGGTGGTGCTGTGGCAGCCGGTGCTGGACCTGCGGCGGACGTTCCTGGAGCCGGAGCTTCCGCGCGGGATCAAGCTGTACTCGGACCGTTCTTCGTTACGGGAGAAGGGTTTCCTCGACATCGAGGGCCGGTTCGAGCTGGGTGCGCCACTGTTCGAGGAGTTCACCCGGTTGGACCCGCGGGCCGCTTTCCTGGCTGCCGCCCAGCCCGCGCTGGTGATTCACGGCGACGCGGACGAGCACGTCTCACATGAAATCGCGCGCGCCACTGCGGCTGCCCGCCCCGGGACCGAGTGGCGGTCGGTTCCCGGTGCTGGACACGGTTTTCGCGGCCACGGCCCGGAAGTGATCGCGACGACGGTCACCTGGCTGGCCTCACGCGCCGGCTAG
- a CDS encoding M4 family metallopeptidase, with the protein MSSKRLAVLTTALATSSLLVAAGGAATAATQQTDQVSTDSQGHVIAVRPAAPLAAAQAQAGNVAAAAGSHIAGLAKQFGLGVGDLKLAGVQALPGGNVARLQQTIGGVPVYGAQIVQDLDSRGALLAALGKTTQHSEGAFPADARGAQARASKAALDAVTKKAGKVAGLKAGAEQAYWYDASLGGDSKDATAVPTYFVPVNGIDPEDKWTAVVGAGSGQVLTVWGETKHAGVNREVCDANRKVVDLDTATLEDIRCGAGQAFKITRTEGQAPVATEDVNHVYDFFGAAQDFYTSAASYDLTANIGADYGDGKGKALRGTVRMCETQNGQQQCPWANAFWDGEQMAFGEGVTTMDITGHELTHGVTQHTSQLGSGYAGALNEGMSDVMGQFIAFKAKDANVQGANRWMMGAGSSIGQVRDMKNPANSGEGPGPDRVNGQYWTDENGDPHIDAGVVDKVDYLITDGDSFNGQTVTGLGEDKAIALWWKVENLLRPTSTFKDLGTALNSACSTNAQTGVAGTTTADCTQVGNAVKATQLDQAP; encoded by the coding sequence ATGTCCTCAAAACGGCTGGCTGTCCTGACGACGGCCCTGGCCACGTCGTCACTCCTGGTGGCGGCGGGTGGCGCGGCCACCGCGGCCACCCAGCAGACCGACCAGGTGAGCACCGACTCGCAGGGCCACGTCATCGCCGTCCGCCCGGCGGCGCCGCTGGCCGCCGCGCAGGCCCAGGCCGGGAACGTCGCCGCGGCGGCCGGTTCCCACATCGCGGGACTGGCGAAGCAGTTCGGCCTCGGCGTCGGTGACCTGAAGCTGGCGGGCGTGCAGGCGCTGCCGGGCGGCAACGTCGCGCGGCTGCAGCAGACCATCGGCGGCGTGCCGGTGTACGGCGCGCAGATCGTGCAGGACCTCGACTCCCGCGGCGCGCTGCTCGCCGCCCTCGGCAAGACCACCCAGCACAGCGAAGGCGCCTTCCCCGCCGACGCGCGCGGGGCGCAGGCACGGGCCTCGAAGGCGGCGCTGGACGCCGTCACGAAGAAGGCCGGCAAGGTCGCTGGCCTCAAGGCCGGCGCCGAGCAGGCGTACTGGTACGACGCGAGCCTCGGCGGCGACAGCAAGGACGCCACCGCCGTGCCCACCTACTTCGTGCCCGTCAACGGGATCGACCCCGAGGACAAGTGGACCGCGGTGGTCGGCGCGGGCAGCGGCCAGGTGCTGACCGTGTGGGGCGAGACGAAGCACGCGGGCGTGAACCGCGAGGTCTGCGACGCCAACCGCAAAGTCGTCGACCTGGACACCGCCACGCTGGAGGACATCCGCTGCGGCGCCGGCCAGGCGTTCAAGATCACCCGCACCGAGGGCCAGGCGCCGGTCGCGACCGAGGACGTCAACCACGTCTACGACTTCTTCGGCGCGGCACAGGACTTCTACACCAGCGCCGCCTCGTACGACCTGACCGCCAACATCGGCGCCGACTACGGCGACGGCAAGGGCAAGGCGCTGCGCGGCACCGTCCGCATGTGCGAGACCCAGAACGGCCAGCAGCAGTGCCCGTGGGCCAACGCCTTCTGGGACGGCGAGCAGATGGCCTTCGGCGAGGGCGTGACCACGATGGACATCACCGGTCACGAGCTCACCCACGGCGTCACCCAGCACACCTCGCAGCTCGGCAGCGGCTACGCGGGCGCGCTGAACGAGGGCATGTCCGACGTGATGGGCCAGTTCATCGCGTTCAAGGCCAAGGACGCCAACGTGCAGGGCGCCAACCGCTGGATGATGGGCGCGGGCTCGTCCATCGGCCAGGTGCGTGACATGAAGAACCCCGCCAACTCGGGCGAGGGCCCCGGGCCGGACCGCGTCAACGGCCAGTACTGGACCGACGAGAACGGCGACCCGCACATCGACGCGGGTGTCGTCGACAAGGTCGACTACCTGATCACCGACGGCGACAGCTTCAACGGCCAGACCGTCACCGGCCTCGGCGAGGACAAGGCGATCGCGCTCTGGTGGAAGGTGGAGAACCTGCTCCGCCCGACGTCCACCTTCAAGGACCTGGGCACGGCGCTGAACTCCGCGTGCAGCACCAACGCCCAGACCGGCGTCGCCGGCACCACCACCGCCGACTGCACCCAGGTCGGCAACGCGGTGAAGGCCACCCAGCTGGACCAGGCGCCGTAA
- a CDS encoding NADH:flavin oxidoreductase/NADH oxidase, producing MSTLFEPYTLRSLTFPNRVWMAPMCQYSAAPAGELAGVPTDWHFAHLASRAAGGTGLILTEATAVSPEGRISPYDLGIWDDTQVAAFRRITDFLRTQGTVPGIQLAHAGRKASTERTWVDRGAPIPADAEHGWTPVSASPVPFAEASTTPEELTTEQIAEIVGQFGEAAKRARAAGFDVAEIHGAHGYLIHQFLSPFTNRRTDGYGGSFEGRIRFALEVVDAVRAVWPEDLPVFFRVSATDWLSENADDPREGWTADETVRLAKELLTRGVDLLDVSTGGNAPDAKIEAAPGFQVPFAERVRTETGLPVAAVGMITEPRQAAEIVADGRADAVLLGRALLRDPYWARHAAAELGGEVATPAQYHRA from the coding sequence ATGAGCACGCTGTTCGAGCCGTACACCCTCCGGTCGCTGACCTTCCCGAACCGGGTCTGGATGGCGCCGATGTGCCAGTACAGCGCGGCGCCCGCCGGGGAGCTCGCCGGAGTCCCGACCGATTGGCACTTCGCCCACCTCGCCTCCCGCGCGGCCGGCGGGACCGGGCTCATCCTCACGGAGGCCACCGCCGTCAGCCCCGAGGGCCGGATCAGCCCGTACGATCTCGGCATCTGGGACGACACCCAGGTCGCCGCGTTCCGGCGGATCACCGATTTCCTGCGCACGCAGGGCACGGTGCCGGGCATCCAGCTCGCACACGCGGGCCGCAAGGCCTCCACCGAGCGCACCTGGGTCGACCGCGGCGCGCCGATCCCGGCCGACGCCGAGCACGGCTGGACGCCGGTGAGCGCCAGCCCCGTGCCGTTCGCCGAAGCCTCCACGACGCCGGAAGAGCTGACCACGGAACAAATCGCGGAGATCGTCGGCCAGTTCGGCGAAGCCGCCAAACGGGCTCGCGCCGCCGGGTTCGACGTCGCCGAAATCCATGGGGCGCACGGTTACCTGATCCACCAGTTCCTTTCGCCGTTCACCAACCGGCGCACCGATGGCTACGGCGGCTCGTTCGAGGGCCGCATCCGCTTCGCGCTGGAGGTCGTCGACGCGGTGCGCGCCGTGTGGCCCGAGGACCTGCCGGTGTTCTTCCGCGTCTCCGCGACGGACTGGCTGAGCGAGAACGCCGACGACCCCCGCGAGGGCTGGACCGCCGACGAAACCGTGCGGCTGGCCAAAGAACTGCTGACCCGCGGCGTCGACCTGCTCGACGTGTCCACCGGCGGCAACGCGCCGGACGCGAAGATCGAGGCCGCGCCGGGCTTCCAGGTGCCGTTCGCCGAGCGCGTGCGCACCGAAACCGGCCTGCCGGTCGCCGCCGTCGGGATGATCACCGAGCCGCGGCAGGCCGCCGAGATCGTGGCGGACGGCCGCGCCGACGCCGTCCTGCTGGGCCGGGCACTGCTGCGCGACCCGTACTGGGCTCGCCACGCCGCGGCCGAGCTGGGCGGCGAAGTGGCCACCCCGGCCCAGTACCACCGCGCCTGA